Proteins encoded within one genomic window of Chitinophaga parva:
- a CDS encoding MFS transporter: protein MNNTFRAFRNRNYALFFCGQSISQIGTWMQRTAISWVIYSLTDSKAMLGLSVFAQQFPSFLLSLFGGVVADRHSRYRIVLITQTASMIQALTLATLVLTNHYNAWSILALGVMLGIINAFDVPARQPMILEMITNKEDIPNAVALNSTMVNIARILGPGLSGLVLHNLGAGICFSLNALSFVAVIGSLLLMKMPAFTPPPVRKQIFTELREGFKYIREVRIIRMVLLLLLCLSFLVIPYDTLEAVFARDIFKGNAETLGAIGSFAGIGSILGSLFLASAKKIDLRVVLLSAIAVLGVGLMVFSRMTNLHVALGVALLMGFGTLMPMTVSITIVQMEAAQHMRSRVMSYMALCLFGMLPLGSLMVGAISEHVGARATMFGQGVMALVIAGVFWGLMVGRKKA, encoded by the coding sequence ATGAACAATACTTTCCGTGCTTTCCGCAACCGTAACTATGCTTTGTTTTTCTGCGGGCAATCCATTTCCCAGATAGGCACCTGGATGCAACGTACCGCCATCAGCTGGGTGATCTACTCGCTCACAGATTCCAAGGCCATGCTGGGCCTGTCTGTGTTTGCCCAGCAGTTCCCTTCTTTTCTCTTATCCCTCTTTGGTGGCGTGGTGGCAGACCGCCACAGCCGTTACCGCATTGTGCTGATCACGCAAACGGCTTCCATGATCCAGGCACTGACCCTGGCCACACTGGTGCTTACCAATCATTACAACGCATGGAGCATCCTGGCGCTTGGCGTGATGCTGGGCATTATCAACGCCTTTGATGTACCGGCCCGCCAGCCCATGATCCTGGAAATGATCACCAATAAAGAGGACATTCCCAATGCCGTGGCCCTCAACTCCACCATGGTAAACATTGCACGTATACTGGGCCCCGGCCTTTCCGGGCTGGTGCTGCACAACCTGGGTGCGGGTATCTGTTTTTCGCTGAATGCGCTCAGCTTTGTAGCGGTGATCGGCTCCCTCCTGCTCATGAAAATGCCAGCCTTTACACCGCCCCCCGTGCGGAAGCAGATCTTCACCGAACTACGGGAAGGTTTTAAATACATCCGCGAAGTGCGCATCATCCGCATGGTGTTATTGCTGCTGCTTTGCCTCAGTTTCCTGGTGATCCCTTATGATACATTGGAAGCCGTATTTGCACGGGATATTTTTAAAGGTAATGCAGAGACCCTGGGCGCCATTGGCAGCTTTGCAGGCATTGGCTCCATCCTGGGCAGCTTGTTCCTGGCTTCTGCCAAGAAGATAGACCTGAGGGTTGTGTTGCTCTCCGCCATCGCGGTGCTGGGTGTAGGGTTGATGGTATTTTCCCGGATGACAAACCTGCACGTGGCACTGGGCGTAGCGTTGCTGATGGGCTTTGGCACCCTGATGCCCATGACGGTGAGCATCACCATTGTGCAGATGGAAGCGGCCCAGCATATGCGCAGCCGCGTGATGAGCTATATGGCCCTGTGCCTCTTTGGAATGCTGCCGCTGGGTAGCCTGATGGTAGGTGCTATTTCAGAGCATGTGGGCGCCAGGGCCACGATGTTTGGGCAAGGGGTGATGGCGTTGGTGATTGCGGGTGTGTTCTGGGGATTGATGGTGGGAAGGAAGAAGGCATAG
- a CDS encoding DUF2185 domain-containing protein has protein sequence MSKIFKLSEDELEDLIPPGGGCIATDLITVDGEPVRYMFREDPHNETDSGWRFFSGTETDSYMEHPENFDVHDLNTLANYDRAIIPYLDMPVGTELERLEGTDTFFTVDEP, from the coding sequence ATGTCGAAAATTTTTAAACTCTCCGAGGACGAACTGGAAGACCTGATTCCCCCCGGTGGCGGATGTATAGCAACAGATTTGATCACGGTGGACGGAGAACCGGTGCGCTATATGTTCCGCGAAGATCCACACAACGAAACGGACAGTGGCTGGCGCTTTTTTTCCGGCACTGAAACAGATTCGTACATGGAGCACCCTGAGAACTTTGACGTACATGATCTCAATACACTGGCCAACTATGACCGCGCTATCATTCCTTACCTGGACATGCCCGTAGGCACGGAACTGGAAAGGCTGGAAGGCACAGATACCTTCTTTACAGTGGACGAACCATAA
- a CDS encoding LytR/AlgR family response regulator transcription factor has product MQKYNCIIVEDEPLAAEVLSDYVKQIPFLELKGICTDAIYAMEKLQQEPVDLIFLDIHLPKLKGLDFLRSLPHPPQVIITTAYQEYALQGYEFNVLDYLLKPIEFSRFLMAVNKLKQATTATSVSMAPLPQRMHLFFNVNKKKIKIYLDEILYIESLKEYIRIITKDKSILTKFQLGQIEELLARNNFLRIHRSFIVAQDKIEAISATDVEINGQSLPIGRSYKELVMNILMR; this is encoded by the coding sequence ATGCAAAAATATAATTGCATTATCGTGGAAGACGAGCCACTGGCCGCAGAAGTGCTCAGTGATTACGTAAAGCAGATCCCCTTCCTGGAGCTGAAAGGCATCTGCACGGATGCGATTTACGCTATGGAAAAATTACAGCAGGAGCCGGTGGACCTGATCTTCCTGGACATCCACCTTCCCAAGCTCAAGGGCCTGGATTTTCTCCGTTCCTTACCACATCCGCCCCAGGTGATCATCACCACCGCCTACCAGGAATATGCACTGCAGGGCTATGAATTCAATGTGCTGGACTACCTGCTGAAGCCCATAGAATTCAGCCGCTTCCTCATGGCGGTAAATAAGCTAAAGCAGGCTACCACCGCCACTTCCGTAAGCATGGCGCCCCTGCCACAGCGCATGCATTTGTTCTTCAACGTGAATAAAAAGAAGATCAAAATTTACCTGGATGAGATCCTTTACATAGAAAGCCTCAAAGAATACATCCGCATTATCACCAAAGACAAAAGCATCCTCACCAAGTTCCAGCTGGGCCAAATAGAGGAGCTGCTGGCCCGCAATAATTTCCTGCGCATCCATCGCAGCTTTATCGTGGCGCAGGACAAGATAGAGGCTATCTCCGCTACAGACGTGGAGATCAACGGGCAAAGCCTGCCCATTGGCCGCAGCTATAAGGAGCTGGTGATGAACATCCTGATGCGGTAA
- a CDS encoding MlaD family protein: MNASNKRAVTVGIFIFIGILIMLIAVLTLGGQKKTFVRSVQVSALFKDINGLQAGNNIWYSGVKIGTVKRIEFTGSETVKVLLNVQEDYTQYIHKDCKAKIGSDGLIGNRIVVLFGGTPAAPTLESGDVIGVDNGISTDDIMNTLQVNNKNLVDITGNLKVISSKLAAGEGSIGKLLNDESLYNALEAVSQALRQASANTQQITANLNNYTAQLHKPGTLANDLVSDTVVFAQLRSTVKQLNQVASTANGVVTDLKGASSSVNGALSNDSSAVGVLLHDTAAAANLRQIIYNLQTSTGKLDEDLQAAQHNFLLRGYFKKKAKAEKKAEAAAKQ; encoded by the coding sequence ATGAACGCATCGAACAAACGCGCGGTTACCGTTGGCATTTTCATTTTTATCGGCATCCTCATTATGCTGATAGCGGTACTCACCCTGGGCGGACAAAAGAAAACCTTTGTGCGCTCCGTACAGGTGAGCGCGCTTTTCAAAGACATTAACGGCCTGCAGGCGGGCAACAATATCTGGTACTCCGGTGTAAAGATCGGTACCGTGAAAAGAATTGAATTTACCGGCTCCGAAACCGTAAAAGTGCTCCTGAATGTACAGGAAGATTATACCCAGTATATCCACAAGGATTGTAAGGCCAAGATCGGTTCTGACGGGCTGATCGGTAACCGCATCGTGGTGCTGTTTGGCGGTACCCCCGCCGCGCCCACCCTCGAATCCGGCGATGTGATCGGGGTAGACAATGGCATCAGCACAGACGATATCATGAACACCCTGCAGGTGAACAATAAGAACCTGGTGGACATTACCGGCAACCTGAAGGTGATCAGCAGCAAGCTGGCCGCCGGCGAAGGCTCTATTGGCAAGCTGCTGAATGATGAATCGCTTTACAATGCGCTGGAAGCCGTATCACAGGCCCTGCGCCAGGCCTCTGCCAACACGCAGCAGATCACGGCAAACCTGAACAACTACACCGCCCAGCTGCACAAACCCGGTACCCTGGCCAATGACCTGGTAAGCGATACCGTGGTCTTTGCCCAGCTGCGCAGTACTGTAAAACAACTGAACCAGGTAGCTTCTACTGCCAATGGCGTGGTAACCGACCTGAAAGGCGCCAGCAGCAGCGTAAATGGTGCCCTGAGCAACGATAGCTCCGCCGTAGGCGTACTGCTCCATGACACCGCCGCCGCAGCAAACCTGCGCCAGATCATCTACAACCTGCAGACCAGCACTGGTAAGCTGGATGAAGACCTGCAGGCCGCCCAGCACAACTTCCTGCTGAGAGGTTATTTCAAGAAAAAAGCAAAAGCAGAAAAGAAAGCCGAAGCCGCCGCAAAGCAGTAA
- a CDS encoding TetR/AcrR family transcriptional regulator, with product MTSQSSTKDPSIQQQIILAAQQLFRLYGLQKVTMDDVAREIGKGRSSLYYYYKSKEELLDAAIDIEMREILADLSAAADKAPGFEEKLSAYCMARLKRSEKRKAFYSTLDEHIQNAGEMTEYMKMRETIHLRFRQLEIPLIKSILQHGVKEGKLRKLSTKEQDTLAFLLLSALQGFKKEINLKNSYQGIGPAIEMLTAMVLQGFRP from the coding sequence ATGACAAGCCAATCCTCCACCAAAGACCCCTCCATACAGCAGCAGATCATCCTGGCCGCCCAGCAGCTTTTCCGGCTGTATGGGCTGCAAAAAGTGACCATGGATGACGTGGCCAGGGAGATCGGGAAAGGGCGCAGCTCTCTCTACTATTACTACAAAAGCAAGGAAGAATTGCTGGATGCCGCCATCGACATTGAGATGCGGGAGATCCTGGCGGACCTTTCCGCCGCAGCAGACAAGGCTCCCGGCTTTGAAGAAAAGCTCAGTGCCTACTGCATGGCACGCCTGAAACGCTCCGAAAAAAGAAAGGCATTTTACAGCACCCTGGATGAACATATCCAAAATGCGGGCGAAATGACGGAGTACATGAAAATGCGGGAAACCATCCACCTGCGCTTCCGCCAGCTGGAAATACCGCTGATCAAAAGCATCCTGCAACATGGGGTAAAAGAAGGCAAGCTGCGCAAACTCTCCACCAAAGAGCAGGACACCCTGGCCTTTTTACTCCTCAGTGCTTTGCAGGGCTTTAAGAAAGAGATCAACCTGAAGAACAGCTACCAGGGCATTGGCCCGGCCATTGAAATGCTTACCGCCATGGTGCTGCAAGGCTTCCGCCCTTAA
- a CDS encoding response regulator codes for MSKYGPIVIVEDDPDDQLIYKEIVESLHPKNEVTIFDNGEDVLHYLQSTREQPFIILSDINLPRMNGLELRRQIDANEVLRKKSIPFVFLSTTDAGHIVEEAFNLTIQGFFVKAHSYAEIAQQLKCIFEYWKACRHPNSSK; via the coding sequence ATGTCTAAATACGGACCAATTGTAATTGTAGAGGATGATCCTGATGACCAGTTAATTTACAAGGAGATCGTGGAATCACTGCACCCCAAAAACGAGGTGACAATTTTTGACAATGGCGAGGACGTGCTGCACTACCTGCAAAGCACCCGGGAACAACCTTTTATCATCCTTTCCGACATTAACCTGCCCCGCATGAACGGGCTGGAACTGAGACGGCAGATAGATGCCAATGAAGTCCTTCGCAAAAAAAGCATTCCATTTGTATTTCTTTCCACCACCGATGCGGGCCATATCGTGGAAGAAGCCTTCAACCTTACCATCCAGGGATTTTTCGTAAAAGCCCATTCCTATGCCGAAATAGCCCAGCAGCTCAAGTGTATTTTTGAATACTGGAAAGCCTGCCGGCACCCGAACAGCAGCAAGTAA
- a CDS encoding ABC transporter ATP-binding protein — protein MKENKPNINYNEVVIDIKGLYKSFGSNQVLQGVDLQVHQGENVVVLGRSGTGKSVLIKIISGLLYPDAGTVNVLGKEVPLLDEHALRDLRRQIGFSFQNSALYDSMTVGENLAFPLKRNVRHLSNAEVRKAVETVLDAVGLSQALHQLPSELSGGQRKRIGIARTLIMTPKIMLYDEPTAGLDPITSTEINGLINEVQERYRTSAIIITHDLTCAKTTGDKIAMLLNGKFVKQGSFDDIFNTKDPVIQSFYDYNFIQ, from the coding sequence ATGAAAGAGAACAAACCAAATATTAACTATAACGAGGTGGTGATCGACATCAAGGGATTGTACAAATCCTTTGGGAGCAACCAGGTACTGCAAGGGGTGGACCTCCAGGTGCACCAGGGCGAGAACGTGGTGGTACTGGGCCGCTCCGGTACCGGTAAGTCCGTATTGATCAAGATCATCTCCGGCCTGCTCTACCCCGATGCAGGCACGGTAAATGTACTGGGTAAGGAAGTGCCCTTGCTGGATGAGCATGCGCTGCGCGACCTGCGCCGCCAGATCGGTTTTTCCTTCCAGAACAGTGCCTTGTATGATAGTATGACCGTGGGGGAGAACCTGGCCTTCCCGCTGAAACGCAATGTGCGCCATCTTTCCAACGCGGAAGTACGCAAGGCGGTGGAAACGGTGCTGGATGCCGTGGGCTTGTCCCAGGCCCTGCACCAGCTGCCCTCGGAACTATCCGGCGGCCAGCGCAAACGCATCGGTATTGCCCGCACCCTCATCATGACGCCCAAGATCATGCTGTACGATGAGCCCACCGCCGGCCTGGACCCCATTACCAGTACGGAGATCAATGGCCTCATTAACGAAGTGCAGGAACGCTACCGCACCAGCGCCATCATCATTACGCACGATCTTACCTGTGCCAAGACCACCGGCGATAAGATCGCGATGCTGCTCAATGGCAAGTTTGTGAAGCAAGGCAGCTTCGATGATATTTTCAATACCAAAGATCCAGTGATCCAGAGCTTTTACGACTATAACTTTATTCAGTAG
- a CDS encoding sensor histidine kinase → MKRILLHILFWTVYLLQDSIMQFTWTVAPLPRISDAERMRLAIIAATVVAIPKAIFSYFVIYFIFPQALKYPGRRWQLAALTTVVLAVLILIHRYINYYLVGPVIYGGAIRSIPVLNLAYLLLTVMDFGFVSGFAFTFKLLRMQLTGKEREKALVQDKLQTELKFLRNQTNPHFLFNTLNNIYALARKRSEKTPEMILKLSKLLRFMLYESGKGSICIAEEIRIIEDYLELQKLRFNERLRIHFHKQADEEGTRLAPLLLLPFVENAFKHGVSETRFNSFVNIDLRLENNVLYFVISNNTDEGQMQPEQIGLGNVRRQLELMYQDYQLQVTNAAQVFTVNLTINLLSHAKI, encoded by the coding sequence ATGAAACGCATTCTCCTTCATATATTATTCTGGACCGTATACCTCCTGCAGGATTCCATCATGCAGTTTACCTGGACGGTGGCGCCCCTGCCCCGGATATCAGATGCGGAGCGCATGCGCCTGGCTATCATAGCTGCCACAGTAGTGGCTATTCCCAAGGCTATCTTCTCCTACTTCGTGATCTATTTTATCTTCCCACAGGCATTAAAGTACCCCGGCCGGCGCTGGCAGCTGGCCGCGTTAACCACGGTGGTGCTGGCAGTGCTCATCCTCATTCACCGGTATATCAACTATTACCTTGTGGGCCCTGTGATCTACGGCGGCGCCATTCGCTCCATCCCGGTGCTGAACCTGGCCTACCTGCTGCTCACCGTCATGGATTTCGGCTTCGTGTCCGGCTTTGCATTTACCTTTAAACTGCTGCGCATGCAACTCACCGGTAAAGAACGGGAAAAGGCCCTGGTGCAGGACAAGCTGCAAACGGAGCTGAAGTTTCTCCGCAACCAGACCAACCCGCATTTTCTCTTCAATACGCTCAACAATATTTATGCGCTGGCCCGCAAGCGTTCGGAAAAAACGCCGGAGATGATCCTGAAACTCTCCAAGCTGCTGCGTTTTATGTTGTATGAATCGGGCAAGGGGTCCATTTGTATTGCAGAAGAGATCCGCATCATTGAAGATTACCTGGAGCTGCAGAAACTGCGTTTCAATGAGCGCCTGCGCATCCACTTCCACAAGCAGGCAGATGAGGAAGGTACCCGCCTGGCGCCCTTGCTACTGCTACCTTTCGTGGAAAATGCATTTAAGCACGGCGTGAGCGAGACCCGCTTTAATTCGTTTGTGAACATAGACCTCCGCCTGGAAAATAATGTCCTGTACTTTGTGATCTCCAATAATACGGATGAAGGCCAGATGCAGCCGGAACAGATTGGCCTGGGCAATGTGCGCCGCCAGCTGGAGCTTATGTACCAGGATTACCAACTGCAGGTAACCAATGCCGCGCAGGTATTTACCGTAAACCTTACTATCAATTTGCTCAGCCATGCAAAAATATAA
- a CDS encoding isocitrate lyase/PEP mutase family protein → MPPTPAQLKKAETFKALHEAPGTFIIPNAWDAGSARILTSLGFAAIAGSSAGFAFSQGKPDGTGLLLLEDVLQNARDMVQATHLPVAADLENGYGDTPDACARTIQQAAAAGLVGGSIEDATGHAGQPLYDFDTAVARMQAAVKAAHSLGFPFVLAGRAENYLHDRPDLDDTIRRLVAYAEAGADVLFAQGLKTAAEISAVVKAVAPKPVNVLVNALTPPLPELSALGVKRISLGSTLARVAYTGLLDAGKEILDRGSFNFINNAITYANLNEMMRS, encoded by the coding sequence ATGCCCCCCACCCCAGCTCAACTGAAAAAAGCCGAAACTTTCAAAGCATTGCACGAAGCCCCCGGCACCTTCATCATACCTAACGCCTGGGATGCCGGCTCTGCCAGGATCCTTACCAGCCTTGGGTTTGCCGCCATTGCCGGCAGCAGTGCCGGTTTTGCTTTTTCGCAGGGTAAGCCGGATGGGACAGGCCTGCTGCTGCTCGAAGACGTGCTGCAAAATGCCCGGGACATGGTGCAAGCCACGCATCTTCCCGTGGCTGCCGACCTGGAAAACGGTTATGGCGATACACCGGATGCCTGTGCCCGGACCATCCAGCAGGCGGCAGCGGCCGGCCTGGTGGGTGGTTCCATTGAAGATGCCACCGGTCATGCCGGGCAACCCCTTTATGATTTTGACACAGCAGTGGCGCGCATGCAGGCTGCCGTGAAAGCCGCCCACAGTCTGGGTTTCCCGTTCGTATTGGCAGGGCGTGCAGAGAACTACCTGCATGACCGGCCCGACCTGGATGATACCATCCGCCGCCTGGTAGCGTATGCGGAAGCAGGTGCGGATGTGTTGTTTGCCCAGGGATTAAAAACGGCAGCAGAGATCAGCGCCGTGGTGAAAGCGGTGGCGCCAAAGCCCGTGAATGTGCTGGTGAATGCACTTACCCCACCACTACCCGAGTTGAGCGCCCTGGGCGTAAAACGCATTAGCCTGGGAAGCACACTGGCGCGTGTGGCCTACACCGGGTTACTGGATGCAGGCAAAGAAATACTGGACCGGGGCTCTTTCAATTTTATCAACAACGCCATCACGTATGCAAACCTGAATGAAATGATGCGGTCTTAA
- a CDS encoding tetratricopeptide repeat protein, with amino-acid sequence MQQLSKQEQEQRFEEGYQIAFDTTTKRPRWDRVVPLWKAAANAGHVRAQFYLGTCYDNGYYVSQDAAQAYRWFFKAARAGHRDAQYNVAMYYRDGDGPVRVNMKAAVRWFCRAATQGVSDAQLNMGYACFYGEGIPQDRIAAVEWYRRAAAQGNEKALCNLGLCYRDGAGVTPSKRWARYYFEKAMRAGHKEARLYLQLLYRNRGAII; translated from the coding sequence ATGCAACAACTGAGTAAGCAGGAACAGGAGCAGCGTTTTGAAGAAGGCTACCAGATTGCCTTTGACACCACGACCAAACGCCCCCGCTGGGACCGGGTAGTCCCGCTCTGGAAAGCTGCTGCCAATGCGGGACACGTGCGGGCACAGTTTTACCTGGGCACTTGTTATGATAACGGGTATTATGTATCGCAGGACGCTGCACAGGCCTACCGCTGGTTCTTCAAAGCCGCGAGGGCCGGGCATCGCGATGCACAATACAATGTGGCCATGTACTACCGCGATGGAGATGGTCCCGTGCGGGTGAACATGAAAGCCGCTGTACGCTGGTTTTGCCGTGCCGCCACCCAAGGAGTGTCTGATGCACAGCTAAATATGGGCTACGCCTGTTTTTACGGCGAAGGCATTCCCCAGGACAGGATCGCCGCCGTGGAATGGTACCGCCGCGCCGCCGCCCAGGGTAATGAAAAAGCCCTGTGCAACCTGGGCCTCTGCTACCGTGATGGCGCCGGCGTAACGCCCTCAAAACGCTGGGCGCGTTATTACTTTGAAAAGGCTATGCGCGCCGGTCACAAAGAGGCGAGGCTGTACCTGCAGCTGCTATACCGGAACAGGGGCGCAATTATTTAG
- a CDS encoding (4Fe-4S)-binding protein, translating to MNIIKHYTNGEVTIVWQPDVCIHSAKCFHGLPEVFDPREKPWIRPEGATTEQIVAQVERCPSGALSYFYNADEQA from the coding sequence ATGAACATCATCAAACATTATACGAACGGGGAGGTTACCATTGTATGGCAGCCGGATGTATGCATCCATTCCGCTAAGTGCTTCCATGGGCTGCCGGAAGTCTTTGATCCCCGGGAGAAGCCCTGGATAAGGCCGGAAGGCGCCACCACGGAGCAGATTGTAGCCCAGGTGGAGCGCTGCCCCAGCGGCGCACTGAGTTACTTCTACAACGCCGATGAGCAGGCCTGA
- a CDS encoding GNAT family N-acetyltransferase, protein MKEIPHQVTNNEKNMRFEVAENGEVAHLDYRMYKGDIALMHTEVPPALEGQGVASALAKYAFAYAAEHKLPVMVYCPYVAAFIKRHPEYQAQVDSRYTH, encoded by the coding sequence ATGAAGGAAATTCCGCACCAGGTTACCAATAATGAAAAGAACATGCGCTTTGAAGTTGCCGAAAACGGTGAGGTGGCACACCTGGACTACCGGATGTATAAAGGGGATATTGCACTGATGCACACCGAAGTGCCACCCGCGCTGGAAGGCCAGGGCGTGGCGTCTGCGCTGGCCAAGTACGCATTTGCCTATGCCGCGGAGCACAAGCTGCCGGTGATGGTATATTGTCCATATGTGGCCGCGTTCATCAAGCGCCATCCCGAATACCAGGCGCAGGTAGATAGCCGTTACACCCACTAA
- a CDS encoding BamA/TamA family outer membrane protein has protein sequence MAIRLPTFAQTQTDTVANVKPAGPLADTVLRSRDPRKRSLIAFPVVARSIETDWSIGAVVSYTFHISKDTATRTSNLQGLILYSLNKQLVTAATGTTYFPKEKYILNYQFSYSYFPDSFWGLGKNTPDSAKTPYTFQQYFAYLHLMRSLGHNLFVGVMYEQQNLLRVKHTPGDLLDQEQVVGRNGYLVSGLGASFTYDSRNNAFAPDKGYFAQIFFNHFDKIFGSDYNYTNFVVDLRMFKRIYKDQVLAVQLYDFNNFGKEVPLRSLASFGGANSMRGYYDGRYRDKEQLVLQAEYRVPLFWRFGAVGFADCGDVGHTMLDYQLKNLKYSFGAGLRLALDRKEKLNLRVDYGIGQGSNHGLYFQLGEAF, from the coding sequence TTGGCTATAAGACTCCCAACTTTCGCCCAAACACAGACTGATACCGTTGCCAACGTAAAGCCAGCCGGCCCGCTTGCGGATACCGTGCTCAGATCCAGGGACCCGCGCAAGCGCTCCCTGATCGCTTTCCCGGTGGTAGCACGCTCCATAGAAACAGACTGGAGCATAGGCGCCGTAGTGTCTTACACGTTTCATATCTCCAAGGACACGGCCACCCGCACTTCAAACCTGCAGGGGCTGATCCTGTACTCCCTCAATAAACAGCTGGTAACGGCAGCTACCGGCACCACTTATTTTCCCAAAGAGAAATACATTCTCAACTACCAGTTCTCCTACAGCTACTTTCCCGATAGCTTCTGGGGCCTGGGTAAGAATACCCCGGATTCTGCCAAAACGCCTTACACCTTCCAGCAGTATTTTGCCTACCTCCACCTCATGCGCAGCCTGGGGCACAACCTGTTTGTAGGCGTGATGTACGAACAGCAAAACCTGCTGCGTGTAAAGCATACCCCTGGCGACCTGCTGGACCAGGAGCAGGTGGTGGGCCGTAATGGCTACCTGGTGTCCGGCCTGGGTGCCAGCTTTACGTACGATAGCCGCAACAACGCCTTTGCACCGGATAAAGGCTACTTTGCGCAGATCTTCTTCAACCACTTCGATAAAATATTCGGCTCCGATTATAACTACACCAACTTTGTGGTAGACCTGCGCATGTTCAAGCGCATTTACAAAGACCAGGTGCTGGCCGTGCAGTTGTATGATTTCAACAACTTTGGCAAGGAAGTGCCGTTGCGCAGCCTGGCATCCTTTGGCGGGGCAAACAGTATGCGCGGCTATTATGATGGGCGCTACCGCGATAAAGAACAATTGGTGCTGCAGGCAGAATACCGCGTGCCTCTCTTCTGGCGCTTTGGCGCCGTGGGCTTTGCAGACTGTGGAGATGTGGGCCATACCATGCTGGACTACCAGCTAAAAAACCTGAAGTACTCATTTGGCGCGGGTTTGCGCCTGGCGTTGGATAGAAAAGAGAAGCTGAACCTGAGAGTGGATTATGGTATAGGGCAAGGCAGCAACCACGGGTTATACTTCCAATTGGGAGAAGCGTTTTAA